A stretch of the Dehalococcoidia bacterium genome encodes the following:
- a CDS encoding molybdenum cofactor guanylyltransferase, whose amino-acid sequence MPVVGVVLAGGRSARFGRDKALLELGGQTLLLRTLAALRPATDSLLIVGPPERARQAPGVAVVKDVWPGIGPLGGIATALRARPGSHVLAVAVDMPFLNTTLLGQLAAFATQADVVLPVVAGRGQQLHAVYGPGCLPPIEAQIAAGDYKIDRFFPQVRVRRVEEAELRAFDPGLRSFDNVNTPELWQAALAELRGDPHG is encoded by the coding sequence ATGCCCGTCGTCGGTGTGGTGCTTGCCGGCGGACGCAGCGCCCGCTTCGGCCGCGATAAGGCCCTGTTGGAGCTGGGCGGACAAACGCTGCTGCTCCGCACCCTGGCCGCCCTGCGCCCCGCGACGGATTCTCTGCTGATCGTCGGCCCGCCGGAACGGGCCAGACAAGCGCCCGGCGTGGCGGTGGTCAAGGACGTCTGGCCGGGGATCGGGCCGCTCGGCGGCATCGCCACGGCACTGCGCGCCCGGCCCGGCAGTCACGTGCTCGCGGTTGCGGTGGACATGCCGTTCCTGAACACAACGCTGCTCGGCCAGCTCGCCGCCTTCGCCACGCAGGCCGACGTGGTGTTGCCGGTGGTAGCCGGCCGCGGACAGCAGTTACACGCCGTCTATGGCCCCGGCTGCCTGCCGCCGATCGAGGCGCAGATCGCCGCCGGCGACTACAAGATCGACCGCTTCTTCCCGCAGGTGCGCGTGCGCCGCGTCGAAGAGGCCGAGCTGCGCGCCTTTGACCCCGGCCTGCGCTCGTTCGACAACGTCAACACGCCCGAACTGTGGCAGGCGGCGCTTGCCGAGCTGCGGGGCGATCCGCATGGCTGA